Genomic window (Oryza sativa Japonica Group chromosome 3, ASM3414082v1):
GCATGTACCACATGCCAACTACATCTTAATCACAAAGTTTGGACCAACTACAATCGCATTCAACAATCAAATTATATCAAACAATGTACAGTAACTAGTAAGCTAGTAACATTCAACATCTTAACAGGGCAATGGTAAGGACAGTCCTTCAAAAACCATGGATCGCGATCGAGTATAATTGCCGGTGAACCTCCACGCTTGTAGCCAGTTAGCTAGCAGCAGGTCAAAAAGAGATTTAGAGCGGACCTCTCGAAGCTACTACAGTACTGCAAGAACTGAATGCGGTATACCACCAAGCAACAGCTAATGTCCTAACACACAGTAATACCAAAACCCCAAAACCCCAAGCTCAATACGAATCTAATTAAACCCCAAAACTACTTGAGCTAATCACAAATACACGCGCACACAGTGCAATTAGAAGCTTAGCACTAGAAACCCCACTTAAAATTCGCAGCTCAGCTCAACCGCTTAAACAGCCAAAGCTAAGCTACCAAAAAACGAGCGTGCGTGCAAGCGAGCTGGAGCCAGCAATCGCGGGGGCGCATACCGAATAGAccgcgcggcggcgatgaggcACCGCGCCGGCGCTGCTCCGACCTCCCCGGCTTCCCCCTCCGCGCCGCGGCTAGCTCAGGGAGTTAGGGTTTTGGAGCTCGCGAGccagagagcgagagagagagagagagaggagtgggcgacaaaaaaaagaagcagCAGAGGGGACGGACGAAGCAGTGTGAAACTGGAGGAAGCCGACTCGTGCGCCGCTTTGACTTTTCAGTGCTCGGACCGAAGCGGTGGGCCCTAGCCGTGGGCCGGTGGGCCCGGCCCAATCCAATTAactactcttctttttttttcctcctcatcttcttcctccagttTCTTCCTACTCTCGTTTTGTTTCGAatcggggaggggagaggagaggagatgaaggaggcgacgtcgtcgggcggcggcggcggcgggggtgcggGGGTGAACGACCCGCGGcagccgtcgacggcgaggcagTACACGCCGCCGAAGCTGTCGCCGCAGGACCTGCCCATCGACTACGCGGGGttcctcgccgtcgtcttcggcgtCCTCGGCGTCATGCTCCGGGTACGGTATCTCGATTCGATCTCAGAGCAAGCACCACGCCTTCCACTACTCGTCGCTCCCGACCTACGCTCCCCGTCTGCCTTGCTCATGCTCGGGCTCCGATCTGAGTTTAGATGGATCTGCGCGAGAGGCTGCTAGATCTGTATCCCCCACGCTTTGTGAATTGCGGGTTGCTAAGTAATCGGTGGTGGCGATGTTCTGATGTATTGTTATTTCGCTGGGTCATTGTTGGCTTTGTTTAAAATCGGCTTGCAACCTGTTTGTTTGCAGTACAAGGTGTGCTCGTGGATCGCTATCATCTTCTGCGCGCAGTCTCTGGTGAACATGAAGAATTTCGAGAATGATCTCAAGCAGTTATCCATGGCTTTCATGTGAGTTCCCTTCACGTATTTACTTTATGCATTGTTTAACCACTAGGAAATACTACTCGAATTTCAAATCTAGAGGAACATGCAGCAACATATGCTTTGGCAGTAAGACAATTTGATGGTCTGTATTAATTAAACTAGAAGTTAACCAAAATATTTATAGTCATCAACTTATTTAAGccgagtttagatccaaagtttttcttcaaacttccaacttttccatcacatcaaaactttcctacatacacaaacttccaacttttccgtcacatcgttcaaatttcaaccaaacttccaattttagcgtgaactaaacacacccttagtactTTTATGTCCTCTGGTTTCGCGTTGTATGATCTGAATGTCTGTTCACAATGATAAATTTATGGGACGTACTGTCTTTGCATTGGAAAGGAACGGTTATCAGCTTGACCCAAGTGGAAATTATACACCCATCTTGTATTGTGAATGCCATTTCTCATAGGTGTAGTCATTATAACGTACATGATTAGCTATTCCCATCATTTTCCACTCTTTGTGCATAGCTGCCCTGACTTGGAGTTTGTAAATTGTAATGCTAGTTTGGTACTTTATTAATGTGGTGAATGAGAAGTAAGGTAATAAGCACTGGGGAACTAATTTTAAACTTCGTGAGCATTCTAGATGATGATTGGACAGATTATGGAAATTGCTTATAgggattatttttattttttgagaaaGAGAGCAAGAACTCTCCATTTCATTACCGAAATGAGATGACAAAAGTCTTAACAGAGTTTAAGTAGCTAGAGCAGCAAAGGATAAAAGACATGACAACACTCCGACAAACACCACTACAACCAACTTGTCTTGAACTACTGGATCAAACACAGGATAAAGCAGGAAATTAATAAAACAGCCAACATCTTCTTTTGTCCCTCTTCTGTGACAATTTCATCCAATCCCCAGTCTCTTGATCTGTGGTCTCCACCTTGCTTATAGggataaattaaataataaatattataaaCCTAATGAATATAATAGCTCAGAACAAGTTATTTACACAATGCTGATGTAGAAAAATCGTGGTTTGTGAACTGTGGTGCCCATAATCCATAAAGACATAAGCTGATTAGAACACCCCTTAGATGTTACTACCtcagtttcaggttataagacgttttgactttggtcaaagtcaaattgcttcaagtttgactaagtttgtagaaaaaaataaaaatatttcaacccaagacaaatttattatgaaaatatattcaattatcaatttaatgaaactaatttgatattataaatattactatatttgtctataaacttagtcaaacttgaagtaatttgactttgaccaaagtcaaaatgtcttataacctgaaacgaagggagtagctaCTTAGCTGATTCACTCAATAATTACCACTCTAAGTTTCTAACCATATTCAATGAGATACCATTGCTTATCAAACAATAATTCAAATAATGTTTCTCTCTAGTGCAGAGGAATGAAATTCTATTAGTTGAAAGGATTTTTAGGATGAAAGTTTATTTGTCAAGGATTCTTCTTAAACCTTACCTGCCTTCTTTTGGGACTTGCGTACTTCTTCGGCACAGTTGAAATAATCTAACTTTGCGTACCTATTAAACTTATTATTGCTCAAATTTGACATAGGTATAGTCATAGGTGATATGCTTGGTTAATTGGTGGTGTtaaaaacaaagttacaaggTTGGTCTATTACTGCACTATGAAAACAACACTAAGAATACAGAAGTTGTCAAATCAACTAGATATATCTACAATTTGGAAGGGGTCTATATACCACCTTCCCATGTTGTGCATTCTGTCGTTCTGCTTTATTTAAGAATATTTTATCAGGGGTATGTTTCAGATTTCAGAAAGCTGAACTACTCAAGTGGTCATctccaaataaaatatctaaTATCCTCAACGTGATCGCGTTGAGTAATGCTTTATTGACCACAGAAATTTTATCTAGATTTCAGATATCATGCTATGTCAACCAAAAAATGTTTCATGTTTTTAATAGAAAGGAACAAGTTGTTAAGAAAATAAATTTCCTGATGGACTTATGGGGCTGATCAGCTGTGCTAGCTACCGCAGCGACTGCAGCTGCGGCAGTTCAAGGCAGCTGCAGCCAGCAGCCACTTACAACTGCCAAACACACCCTATGTTCCCTTCCGCCAACTTTTGGTCTTTGATTTCCTACAATGTTTCTCTATGTCACCAGATCTTTCACTAGAAGAAACTCACCAAAATTGTGATATTGCCAGGTTTGCAGTTATGGGCTTGGTGACGAACTATCTTGGCCCCCCTCGTCCAGGCACAAAGCGCTAATCAGGATGCACACTATGCAACTGTATGAGAGTATCACTTGTATTTTTATGTTCCAGAAGCTATTGGCCGCGCTCACATCTCTGAATTTCATCTGAGCATGTAGCAAATACAGTAATACACTGCCTCAATCATTAGGGGACAAGAATATGTATGATCCTCAATAATTTAATTGTGCGGTACTGGTGTAGTTCTTCTGGCCGTCTTCTGGGTGTCATTTGCTTCTAGATTTcttccactctctctctctctctttttaaaaaattattttataatttacaTCAAGCACGTTGATCAGTGCTCCTTGAGCTCTTGATTTTGTTTCACTTGCTTCATGTTATTGGAGGAATAGTCGCTTTCAAGCTCATGCATGATAGAGAGTCGAGAATAAATTGCTGCATGTAGTGGCAAACAACTCTGATTGATTTCTTAATATATCCAAGTATCAGTTGTAGGGCTGCCATCAGTTGGCCAATTACAGATAATACGCCAAATCAATTACTAATAATTCGACAAATGATGTATTAgcaataaaataatttatagttaAAACCTGTCTATATGTGTTCTTCATAACTTAAACGCCAATCTTAAAAAAGAAActgtgatgaaaaaaaatctcaaaatcaactcaactcaaaattcaaaattaagttttaagttTGATATCGGCATATATGTGATAGGGTAAAAGATGTGGTCTtaagaatattttttaagacaacgaatctggataaataTATATCGATGAATTAAGAAATGCCAATGACGATGAGATCGAAGATATCGGGTGGCAAGTGGCAACTGACAAGTCTGTGGTGCCTGTCTTTCTTGAGTTTCTTGGCAGCTGTGAGTTTGATAAAGGTGATGTAGCGCATTATTGAACGCACTGTTGTCGTCTCGAGTTTTTTCCAACAGTTCGCGTGCGCACGGCTCTTGACAAATTGTGCGCCCCGTGATCGCAACCTGTTTTACTCAGCATTCGCTGGGGGCGTTTTCGTGAATGCAATTTGTCAAGAGCCCTTGATTACTGAACGGGCAATCTTTTGGTCTTTGAATTGCGGGGCATTTTCAGGAGTTGTAGTGGACTTTTAGTACTTTGTGAAGCATTAAGCAGTAATAACAAGCCCATTGATAAGAGATCTTTGGAAACCAAAATCAAgtagtactcccttcattccaaaACAAGTGTAGTTTTGTTCatatccaacgtttaaccatttatcttatttaaaaaatttataattagtacttttattgatattagatgataaagcataaatagtactttatgtgtgactatttttttaaaaaagaaaattcaaataaaacgatAGTCTGGCCTCGGAATTTGTCGTACAAAATCGTGCATCGTCACGTCCTCATTTATTATATCCCCGACGATAACCTATTTTGGGTGAGCAGAGACTTCTAATTTTATGGGGaagatattactccctccgtcatttAATTACTATTTTGaccatatatatttaatacattCCACCTTCGtaccattttaagtgcagttgtgAGATTCCGTGTCTAaagtttgaccgttcgtcttacgtttgtcttatttaaaaattttatgaaagaattaaaaaattagtcacacataaaatattattcatgttttattatataatagcaacaaaaatactaaccatattttctaaaaaacaaaACGAACGATCAAGAATAAACAATACAAAATTGTGGTCTTTTTTATGACCATTTTACGTCTAGGATATTATTATTTAGTCGTGTAGATTGCAAGTAGGTGGACATGCTGTAAAAAAGACCTTCTAGATTGTTGTGGATGGAAGTTGATTATTTAGCTTATGGTAAAAAGGAAAACTAAGCATCGGATTTCTTGCAAATTTGTGAATAATTTTTTAGTCAAAACTGCTAATGAAATAAGAACGGaataagaaagaaactttctgTTAAAAGGCAAAACATTCTACCCCAAAGGTCCCGAACAATAAAATGTTCCTCTACTTCACTGAACAGTAGTGCTCCATACAAGACTATGTTTTTTTCAGCTTAAGTTTATTATAATCTAggttattaaatcagattactctaagctggattataataagctaatataaaataagctgtgagttgtttgtttctctggattattgaaGGCAtataagggtagtgggtctttagccatccaataatctggaaaaagctcctccagataagattattagattatagcGATCTGGCttacagattataataatctatcgtAATAATCTAATTGTTTGTTttagcttactcctaataattcatattataataatcctaagctgaatcaaacagggcctaactTTCTCATCTAATGGCTAAGCACTTATGTTTGAAAAACTTTCCACACAAAAGAAGACAAATTTCATAAAAACAATAAATACAAAGTACCACAGGTGGAGAAGTGGTTTTTACTCCTGGTTCGTAACCTCtatatagtcccggttttccaaccgggactacgaatcctatctttagtcccgggtgagataaccgggagtaaaaatcgatttttagtcccggttggtgtttatctttagtcccggttgataacaccaactgggactaaagaggCAAATCCGGttgctttttttattattttcttctctttattatttttaatatattgatttcaccctAACCCTATCCCgtccccaaaatcccaaaacaatcatcctcaaattgccttcaaatccacaaatcgatcatctcaaatacatcacaaaatcttaaaaaaaattacatcacaacttctacaaaattctatcacatattcacatcacacacaaatcaaatacatctcacaacaatctcagctcagctcagattctcaaaaaagaaagaaagaaagaaaaaaactgctaggcgccgcctcgccgcgccggccggccggccatccgCGCCTTGCCGCCGCAGGCTGCCACCTCaaaggccgccgccggcggccaccgcctcaccgggcgccgcgccgccctccgcaccccgccgccctcgcgccaGCCTAGCATCTCCTCGCCCCACCGCTGCTGTgtagagaggagaaggagaggaatagataaggttgaggagagagttaaaaggagaggaggagataaggttgaggagaggaggatggaGGAGTTAAAGGAGGGGAGGAGATACCTCGATCCGATCGCGTAGGCCTCTCCGATCTCCGcgtcgatcttttttcccggtcgGTGTTATCAACCGTGACTACAaataaatctttagt
Coding sequences:
- the LOC4334160 gene encoding protein Asterix; its protein translation is MKEATSSGGGGGGGAGVNDPRQPSTARQYTPPKLSPQDLPIDYAGFLAVVFGVLGVMLRYKVCSWIAIIFCAQSLVNMKNFENDLKQLSMAFMFAVMGLVTNYLGPPRPGTKR